A region from the Lolium perenne isolate Kyuss_39 chromosome 4, Kyuss_2.0, whole genome shotgun sequence genome encodes:
- the LOC127291855 gene encoding putative F-box/LRR-repeat protein At3g18150: MEAINKNNNSQNQSQHLEEEDRLSPLTDDILLSILGRVSLHMAARTCVLSTRWKHLPWLLPELSINVEDFLSVPCTEPIEANYMEEAMVSLTKATRSFLSDQQRGCTISSLHLKLYLINTFLCEVGPLVGGAIDNGSLKDLDLTVLDGTEPLDCSDEDMLQRAQEIDTFFHAYPSVLNCLTKLSLQNAGFDNLDMHHLLFDCCKQLKHLRLCYCDTGTYSVFKIDAPNSKLCVLEIDVCRFERLELVCLPKLEKFICITWVASQHVPVTFGFVPSLGELELSCGASYRRRPFKLSELLHGTTSIHTLTLHFQGENLWLQPEMEELRTAFNKLKKLSVCGIFVEFDILWMTAFLVAAPSIEKLHIRVWNHVCDVGEFRGDIFRDRKTPQWEMRFDGSENRLLKELEIGGFRALEQQFTFIRSMLERSPNLQKITLLGDDQCDECDALDASLHPSKFPEKDEEEMVAERIRDGLFSPEIIFDEDWSLSI; this comes from the exons atggAGGCGATTAACAAAAATAACAATTCCCAGAACCAGAGCCAA CATCTTGAGGAGGAAGATAGGCTCAGCCCGCTGACTGATGATATTTTACTGTCTATCTTGGGTAGAGTCAGTTTACATATGGCTGCAAGGACATGTGTGCTTTCTACACGGTGGAAGCATCTGCCTTGGTTGCTACCTGAACTCAGCATCAATGTTGAGGATTTCCTATCTGTTCCATGCACTGAACCTATTGAGGCAAATTATATGGAGGAAGCTATGGTGTCTTTGACCAAAGCAACCAGGAGTTTCTTGTCTGATCAGCAGAGAGGATGCACCATCTCAAGTCTGCACCTCAAGCTCTACTTGATCAACACTTTCTTGTGTGAAGTTGGCCCACTGGTAGGTGGCGCAATTGACAATGGTTCGTTGAAAGATCTGGATCTCACCGTTCTTGATGGGACAGAGCCTTTGGACTGCAGTGACGAGGATATGCTGCAGCGAGCTCAAGAAATTGATACTTTCTTTCATGCCTACCCTAGTGTGCTCAACTGCCTCACAAAGCTCTCTCTGCAAAACGCCGGCTTTGACAATTTGGACATGCACCATCTCCTGTTTGACTGCTGCAAGCAACTGAAGCATCTGCGTCTTTGTTATTGTGATACTGGCACCTACTCTGTCTTTAAGATTGATGCACCAAACTCAAAACTTTGTGTTTTAGAAATCGATGTCTGTCGCTTTGAGAGGCTTGAATTGGTCTGCCTTCCGAAATTGGAGAAGTTCATATGCATTACTTGGGTGGCATCTCAGCATGTCCCAGTAACCTTTGGGTTTGTCCCATCTCTTGGAGAATTAGAACTATCATGTGGTGCATCGTATCGTCGACGCCCATTTAAATTAAGTGAGCTTCTACATGGAACAACAAGCATACACACTCTCACATTGCATTTCCAAGGAGAAAAT CTTTGGTTGCAACCTGAAATGGAGGAACTCCGCACCGCAttcaacaagctaaagaagcTCTCCGTGTGTGGCATCTTTGTTGAATTCGACATTTTATGGATGACGGCCTTTCTCGTAGCAGCACCATCTATCGAAAAACTACATATTCGG GTATGGAACCATGTATGCGATGTGGGTGAGTTCAGAGGTGATATCTTCCGTGACAGAAAGACTCCTCAGTGGGAAATGCGCTTCGATGGCTCCGAAAACAGGCTGCTGAAGGAGCTAGAAATCGGTGGCTTTAGAGCACTAGAGCAACAATTTACTTTTATAAGATCCATGTTGGAGCGATCTCCCAACTTGCAGAAGATAACTCTCTTAGGAGACGACCAATGCGATGAGTGTGATGCTCTTGATGCATCACTTCATCCTTCGAAATTTCCGGAGAAGGATGAGGAAGAAATGGTGGCTGAGAGGATTAGAGACGGCCTATTCTCACCAGAGATAATTTTCGATGAAGACTGGTCGCTGAGCATCTGA
- the LOC127291856 gene encoding uncharacterized protein, translating into MDANNDNNSSQSQSQSQQLEGQDRLSRLTDDNHPLPTERFEGAEASFDFSLEGNNDSSSSQSQQLEGEDRLSTLTDDILLSILGRVSLHMAVRTAVLSTRWRHLPWLLPELSIDVKDFLSVPCPDPIQANDMEKAMVCLTNATRGFLADGQRESTICSLNLKLYLINTSLCEVGALVGDAIDSGLLKDFDLAVLDETEPHNCGDRDMLQRAKEIDGFFSAYPSMLHCLTRLSLHNLGFDKLDMHHVLFDCCKQLTHLSLSHCDTGVWSVFKIDAPNSKLRVLELVKCRFQRLEVVCLPKLEKFCWNTWVSRCVPLNFGFVPSLGELDLSSCAICDQPPFKLSEILHGTTCIHTLTVDFQGENLWMQPEMKELCTYLNKIKKLHVRGIFVEFDLSWMAAFLAAAPCVEMLHIEVWDHPCDGDDESRELRSFSKRRAPHWEMEFNDSKNWLLKELEFVGFRSLEQQFTFIRSMLERSPNLQKIILKGDEECDMCQALDVPSKFPKKEEHEMVVRRIRDGNFLPQVIFCE; encoded by the exons ATGGATGCAAACAATGATAATAACAGCTCCCAGAGCCAGAGCCAGAGCCAA CAACTAGAGGGACAAGATAGGCTCAGCAGACTGACAGATGATAATCACCCACTGCCCACCGAAAGATTTGAAGGTGCAGAAGCCTCATTTGATTTCTCCTTGGAGGGGAATAACGATAGTAGCAGTTCCCAGAGCCAA CAACTGGAGGGCGAAGATAGGCTCAGCACGCTGACTGATGATATTTTACTGTCTATCTTGGGGAGAGTCAGTTTACATATGGCAGTAAGGACAGCCGTGCTTTCTACACGGTGGAGGCATCTGCCTTGGTTGCTGCCTGAGCTCAGCATCGATGTCAAGGATTTCCTATCTGTTCCATGCCCTGACCCTATTCAGGCAAATGATATGGAGAAAGCTATGGTGTGTTTGACCAATGCAACCAGGGGTTTTTTGGCTGATGGGCAGAGAGAATCAACCATCTGTAGTTTGAACCTGAAGCTCTACTTGATCAATACTTCCTTGTGCGAAGTTGGCGCACTTGTAGGTGACGCGATCGATAGTGGTCTCTTGAAAGATTTTGATCTCGCCGTTCTTGATGAGACAGAACCTCACAACTGTGGTGACAGGGATATGCTACAACGTGCCAAAGAAATAGATGGTTTCTTCAGTGCCTACCCAAGTATGCTCCACTGCCTCACGAGACTCTCTCTACACAATTTAGGCTTTGACAAATTGGACATGCACCACGTCCTGTTTGACTGCTGCAAGCAACTGACACATCTAAGCCTCTCTCATTGTGATACTGGTGTCTGGTCTGTGTTTAAGATTGATGCACCAAACTCAAAACTTCGTGTCCTAGAACTCGTCAAGTGTCGCTTTCAGAGACTTGAGGTGGTCTGCCTTCCGAAATTGGAGAAGTTCTGCTGGAATACTTGGGTATCTCGATGTGTCCCTTTAAATTTTGGTTTTGTCCCATCTCTTGGGGAATTAGACCTCTCAAGCTGTGCAATATGCGATCAACCTCCATTTAAATTAAGTGAGATTCTACATGGAACCACATGCATACATACTCTCACAGTGGATTTCCAAGGAGAAAAC CTCTGGATGCAACCTGAAATGAAGGAACTCTGCACATATCTCAACAAGATAAAGAAGCTGCATGTGCGTGGTATATTTGTTGAATTTGACCTTTCGTGGATGGCAGCTTTTCTTGCGGCCGCACCTTGTGTCGAGATGTTACATATTGAG GTATGGGATCATCCGTGTGATGGGGATGACGAAAGTAGAGAGCTGCGTTCCTTCTCTAAAAGAAGGGCTCCTCATTGGGAGATGGAATTCAACGACTCCAAGAACTGGCTGTTGAAAGAGCTAGAATTTGTTGGGTTTAGATCACTAGAACAACAGTTCACATTTATAAGGTCCATGTTGGAGCGATCTCCCAActtgcagaagataattttgaaAGGTGATGAGGAGTGCGACATGTGTCAAGCTCTTGATGTACCATCAAAATTCCCCAAGAAGGAGGAGCATGAAATGGTTGTCAGGCGAATTAGAGATGGCAATTTCTTGCCACAAGTAATTTTTTGTGAATAA